The Nitrospinota bacterium genome contains a region encoding:
- a CDS encoding DUF432 domain-containing protein: MAFSSDSNQNSSWWGEYRIPLNQLKQISIGSLSVYLQRYENEWQAVHSLMNMEEEKNSIQCEFADADTLPLGAEIERKAFARTTETVRIRPMIPPRPIVSSPVSPFKVPPKQSITIFISLPVWVRFEVGHPPVTLIETWTQKLSDTWFGPSSQQGELCYANKTSCCLRLDDIDFKTNRAITPVTIHNQSQETIHLKKISMPVTNLSIFTNEKKQLWTSPVKVEMLKSDETVNVKIEEKFPSFAGKSIILEKPRKDLQEGAMTRAISAIFS; this comes from the coding sequence GTGGCCTTCAGCAGTGACAGCAATCAAAACTCCTCATGGTGGGGTGAATATCGCATTCCGCTAAATCAGCTGAAGCAGATATCCATCGGATCGCTTTCGGTATACCTTCAGCGGTATGAAAACGAATGGCAGGCTGTTCACAGCCTTATGAACATGGAGGAGGAGAAAAACAGCATTCAATGCGAATTCGCCGATGCCGATACGCTCCCCCTTGGAGCGGAAATTGAGCGAAAGGCATTTGCGCGGACGACCGAAACGGTTCGGATCAGACCGATGATCCCTCCCAGACCGATTGTCAGCAGTCCGGTCTCCCCGTTCAAGGTACCGCCAAAACAGTCGATCACCATATTCATAAGTCTCCCGGTTTGGGTACGTTTCGAAGTAGGGCATCCCCCCGTCACATTGATAGAGACGTGGACGCAAAAACTTTCCGATACCTGGTTTGGACCATCATCGCAGCAGGGTGAGCTCTGCTATGCAAACAAAACATCCTGCTGTCTGAGGCTTGATGATATCGATTTCAAAACCAATCGCGCCATAACGCCCGTAACCATTCATAACCAGTCGCAGGAAACAATACACCTTAAAAAGATCAGTATGCCGGTAACCAATCTCTCCATTTTCACAAACGAGAAGAAGCAGTTATGGACATCCCCGGTAAAGGTCGAGATGCTTAAGAGCGATGAAACTGTAAACGTAAAGATAGAAGAGAAATTCCCGTCATTCGCCGGGAAATCGATAATTCTTGAAAAACCCAGGAAAGATCTGCAGGAAGGGGCGATGACGCGGGCCATTTCCGCGATCTTCAGCTAG
- a CDS encoding mechanosensitive ion channel family protein, translated as MESINSVLETVYAYLNVVDIVSAIRAFLLLSAGYLLGKFASRSLDVTLSKYFGEHQVKLVRRAVYYTIFLLFFISALREIGFSLQVLLGAAGIFSVAIGFASQTSVSNLISGLFLIAERPFIIGDLIKVGNQIGKVHSIDLLSVKLITFDNRYIRIPNETLIKSEVVTLTKYPIRRIDMKLGVAYKENLEKVRDILKGIANENPLCLDNPEPIFIIEGFGSSSLELQFSFWVKNENFLDLRNSMYIEIKKVFDREGIEIPFPHISLYSGSATEPFPLEMRTGDPGSKLPSGEKKEQ; from the coding sequence ATGGAGAGCATCAATTCGGTACTGGAAACTGTATATGCCTACTTGAATGTTGTGGACATCGTTTCCGCGATCCGGGCTTTCCTCCTTCTGTCCGCCGGATACCTCCTCGGTAAATTCGCAAGCCGCTCGCTTGATGTTACCCTGTCTAAATATTTCGGTGAACACCAGGTAAAACTTGTCAGACGAGCCGTCTATTACACCATATTCCTCCTCTTCTTTATCTCGGCGCTAAGAGAGATCGGCTTCAGCCTGCAGGTACTGCTCGGAGCGGCCGGTATCTTTTCAGTAGCCATCGGTTTTGCATCACAGACCTCTGTTTCGAACCTTATAAGCGGTCTTTTCCTGATAGCGGAACGACCGTTCATAATCGGTGATTTGATAAAGGTCGGTAATCAAATCGGCAAAGTGCATTCAATCGACCTCCTTTCCGTAAAATTGATTACTTTTGATAACCGCTATATCAGGATCCCAAACGAGACCCTTATCAAATCCGAAGTAGTCACGCTTACAAAATACCCTATACGGCGTATTGACATGAAGCTGGGTGTTGCCTACAAGGAAAATCTTGAAAAGGTGCGCGATATCTTGAAAGGTATCGCAAATGAAAATCCGCTTTGCCTTGATAATCCAGAGCCGATATTCATCATTGAAGGCTTCGGTTCATCATCGCTTGAACTTCAGTTCTCATTTTGGGTAAAAAATGAGAATTTCCTAGACCTCCGAAACAGCATGTATATCGAAATAAAGAAGGTATTCGACAGGGAAGGGATAGAGATTCCGTTCCCGCATATCTCACTTTATTCCGGCTCTGCTACGGAACCTTTCCCGCTGGAAATGCGCACCGGTGATCCCGGTAGCAAACTTCCGTCAGGAGAGAAAAAGGAGCAGTAG
- a CDS encoding RtcB family protein, with translation MRKKTAIFASDVEKDVLDQFYSAMEQSFAKRGALMPDAHLGYSLPIGGVVVTDGVVVPSWVGFDQGCGMAAVKLNANVDEILPHRKEIFSGIYRSIPTGMGDENRSKTVKKFDLESRYRSLNENINEKACFQMGSLGGGNHFIELSYDEEKNLWVVVHSGSRNIGHQIASFYMRMAAGQPYEGKKLPKPKEGHYGFEAKSREGESFIHDMNKALQFALDNRREIIRRTIKEIAYRLKREPAEMEFINRNHNHAEEKNGEWIHRKGATHAEKGMAGVIPGNMRDGSFVVEGLGNKESINSSSHGAGRSVSRNKAKTQTSVEEFQRLMEGITAKVSRDTLDENPYAYKDIFKVMEEQKDMVKVLHHLKPVINVKGTR, from the coding sequence ATGAGGAAGAAAACCGCTATTTTTGCCAGCGACGTTGAAAAGGATGTGCTGGATCAGTTCTACTCCGCGATGGAGCAGAGTTTTGCCAAGCGGGGCGCATTAATGCCGGACGCGCATCTCGGCTACAGCCTCCCGATAGGGGGTGTGGTGGTTACGGATGGTGTCGTTGTTCCTTCATGGGTCGGTTTTGATCAAGGGTGCGGGATGGCGGCGGTAAAATTGAATGCAAATGTGGACGAGATACTCCCACACCGGAAGGAGATATTCAGCGGAATTTATAGATCTATACCGACTGGGATGGGGGATGAAAATCGTTCGAAAACTGTAAAAAAGTTCGATTTGGAGAGCAGATACCGCTCTTTGAATGAAAATATAAACGAAAAGGCCTGTTTTCAGATGGGGAGTCTGGGAGGGGGTAATCACTTCATCGAGCTGTCGTATGACGAAGAGAAAAACCTCTGGGTTGTGGTCCACTCCGGGTCGCGAAATATCGGGCATCAAATAGCCTCTTTTTACATGAGAATGGCCGCAGGGCAGCCATACGAAGGTAAAAAACTTCCAAAACCGAAGGAAGGCCACTACGGCTTTGAAGCCAAATCGCGCGAAGGGGAATCGTTCATACACGATATGAACAAGGCGCTACAGTTTGCCCTCGATAACAGGCGGGAGATCATACGGCGAACTATAAAGGAGATTGCCTACAGGCTCAAACGGGAGCCTGCTGAAATGGAATTTATTAACCGGAATCATAACCATGCCGAGGAGAAAAACGGAGAGTGGATACACCGGAAAGGGGCTACACATGCCGAGAAGGGGATGGCTGGCGTTATTCCGGGTAATATGCGGGACGGGAGCTTTGTGGTGGAAGGGCTTGGGAATAAAGAAAGCATCAATTCTTCGTCTCACGGAGCTGGTCGTTCCGTATCCCGAAATAAGGCAAAGACCCAGACGTCCGTTGAGGAGTTTCAAAGATTGATGGAAGGTATAACCGCCAAGGTTAGCCGCGATACGCTTGACGAGAACCCTTATGCTTACAAAGACATATTTAAGGTTATGGAGGAGCAGAAGGATATGGTGAAGGTACTTCATCACCTGAAGCCGGTAATAAACGTCAAGGGGACACGCTAA
- the tgt gene encoding tRNA guanosine(34) transglycosylase Tgt, giving the protein MFSFQLKSTDGRARRGLISTPHGDIETPAFMPVGTQATVKTVSPEEIRESGSQILLGNTYHLYLRPGHELIAKLGGLHKFMNWNGPILTDSGGFQVFSLKGLTKVSEEGVAFQSHLDGSRHMITPELAVEIQQALGSDIIMCFDEPPPYPSDKMKIKDAMDRTTRWEERCKKAKTNPHQALFGITQGGTDAGLRVESARQIVNIGFDGYAIGGLSVGESRSLMLEMTEVTANVLPSDKPRYLMGVGTPEDIVEAVALGVDMFDCVMPTRNARNGTLFTSSGKINISNAIHTEDPSPLDAECGCTTCKNYSRAYLRHLFASNEILGLRLNTIHNITYYQDLMKKIRNAISSGEYSKFAKEYLAGLSAV; this is encoded by the coding sequence GTGTTTTCCTTCCAGCTGAAATCTACAGACGGTCGCGCAAGACGCGGGCTCATCAGTACCCCTCACGGCGACATTGAAACCCCGGCATTCATGCCTGTAGGGACGCAGGCTACCGTAAAAACCGTCTCTCCCGAAGAGATCCGCGAATCCGGCTCGCAGATACTTCTTGGAAATACATATCATCTTTACCTGAGACCTGGGCATGAGCTCATAGCAAAGCTCGGTGGACTTCACAAATTCATGAATTGGAACGGCCCGATCCTTACCGACAGCGGTGGATTTCAGGTTTTCAGTCTCAAAGGCCTAACCAAGGTAAGCGAAGAGGGGGTTGCCTTTCAGAGCCATCTGGATGGAAGCAGGCATATGATCACCCCGGAACTCGCGGTGGAGATACAGCAGGCGCTTGGCTCCGACATCATAATGTGCTTTGACGAACCTCCACCGTATCCATCTGACAAAATGAAGATTAAAGATGCGATGGACAGAACTACCAGATGGGAAGAAAGGTGCAAGAAAGCGAAAACAAATCCCCATCAGGCGCTGTTTGGAATCACCCAGGGGGGAACTGATGCCGGACTCAGGGTCGAATCTGCAAGGCAGATCGTGAATATCGGATTTGACGGGTACGCAATAGGGGGGCTAAGCGTGGGTGAATCGCGCTCCCTTATGCTCGAAATGACAGAAGTTACCGCGAATGTCCTCCCGTCAGACAAACCCCGCTACCTCATGGGGGTCGGCACACCTGAAGATATCGTAGAGGCTGTTGCTCTTGGCGTTGATATGTTCGATTGCGTGATGCCGACAAGGAACGCGAGAAACGGTACGCTCTTCACCTCTTCTGGGAAGATAAATATCTCGAATGCCATACATACTGAGGATCCCTCTCCTCTGGACGCGGAATGCGGATGTACCACCTGCAAAAACTACTCACGCGCATACCTCCGACACCTCTTTGCCTCCAACGAGATCCTCGGTCTGAGACTCAATACCATACATAACATCACCTACTACCAGGATCTGATGAAAAAGATCCGCAACGCTATCTCCAGCGGTGAATACAGTAAATTCGCAAAAGAGTATCTTGCGGGACTTTCTGCTGTTTGA